AATAGTGGTAGATCCAGTATTCAGCTCAAATGCTTCTCCCATACCAGGTAGCAATAAAGCATTTAAGATGTCTGTCGACTATGCGACGATGGTTTTTCCGAAAATTGACTATTTGTTTATCTCGCATGATCATTACGATCATCTGGACTATGAGACTGTAGTGAAATTGAGGGATAAAGTTGGTCGGGTGATTTGTGGTCTTGGCGTGGGGGCGCATTTTGAATCTTGGGGATATAAGGCCGATCAGATCATCGAGGGTGATTGGTACGACCAGATAAAACTGGCGCCCGATTTTCAGGTAACCTTCACACCCGCAAGGCACTTTTCGGGACGAAGATTTACACGGAATAATACCTTGTGGACATCCTTTGTGTTAAAGACTTCCCAGTACACTATTTTCTTGGGTGGAGACAGCGGATATGGTAAGCACTTCAAAAAGATAGGTGACCAGTTCGGTCCATTTGATTTAGCAATCTTGGAAAATGGCCAGTATAACGATGCCTGGCATTATATCCATTCCTTACCTGACGAATGGGCTGCTGAAACGAAGGATCTGAAAGCTCAAGCTATTTTGCCCGTTCATTCTT
The DNA window shown above is from Sphingobacterium thalpophilum and carries:
- a CDS encoding MBL fold metallo-hydrolase, giving the protein MECDLAHLPADDVLIWFGHSSYLLKLDGKLIVVDPVFSSNASPIPGSNKAFKMSVDYATMVFPKIDYLFISHDHYDHLDYETVVKLRDKVGRVICGLGVGAHFESWGYKADQIIEGDWYDQIKLAPDFQVTFTPARHFSGRRFTRNNTLWTSFVLKTSQYTIFLGGDSGYGKHFKKIGDQFGPFDLAILENGQYNDAWHYIHSLPDEWAAETKDLKAQAILPVHSSKFALAMHDWKEPMEKFYETANKEQITLLTPKIGEMIHFNRLDTVYAPWWRDVN